A single Rattus norvegicus strain BN/NHsdMcwi chromosome 5, GRCr8, whole genome shotgun sequence DNA region contains:
- the Pou3f2 gene encoding POU domain, class 3, transcription factor 2, producing MATAASNHYSLLTSSASIVHAEPPGGMQQGAGGYREAQSLVQGDYGALQSNGHPLSHAHQWITALSHGGSGGGGGGGGGGGGGGGGGGDGSPWSTSPLGQPDIKPSVVVQQGGRGDELHGPGALQQQHQQQQQQQQQQQQQQQQQQQQQQQRPPHLVHHAANHHPGPGAWRSAAAAAHLPPSMGASNGGLLYSQPSFTVNGMLGAGGQPAGLHHHGLRDAHDEPHHADHHPHPHSHPHQQPPPPPPPQGPPGHPGAHHDPHSDEDTPTSDDLEQFAKQFKQRRIKLGFTQADVGLALGTLYGNVFSQTTICRFEALQLSFKNMCKLKPLLNKWLEEADSSSGSPTSIDKIAAQGRKRKKRTSIEVSVKGALESHFLKCPKPSAQEITSLADSLQLEKEVVRVWFCNRRQKEKRMTPPGGTLPGAEDVYGGSRDTPPHHGVQTPVQ from the coding sequence ATGGCGACCGCAGCGTCTAACCACTACAGCCTGCTCACCTCCAGCGCCTCCATCGTGCACGCCGAGCCGCCTGGCGGCATGCAGCAGGGCGCGGGGGGCTACCGCGAGGCACAGAGCCTGGTGCAGGGCGACTACGGTGCGCTGCAGAGCAACGGGCACCCGCTCAGCCACGCTCACCAGTGGATCACCGCGCTGTCCCACGGCGGCAGCGGCGggggcggcggcggtggtggagGAGGCGGGGGAGGCGGCGGGGGAGGCGGCGACGGCTCCCCGTGGTCCACCAGCCCCCTAGGCCAGCCGGACATCAAGCCCTCGGTGGTGGTACAGCAGGGTGGCCGAGGCGACGAGCTGCACGGGCCAGGAGCgctgcagcagcagcaccaacagcaacagcagcagcagcaacagcaacagcagcaacaacagcaacagcagcagcagcaacaacagcgaCCGCCACATCTGGTGCACCACGCTGCCAACCACCATCCCGGGCCCGGGGCATGGCGGAGTGCGGCGGCTGCAGctcaccttcctccctccatGGGAGCTTCCAACGGTGGTTTGCTCTATTCGCAGCCCAGCTTCACGGTGAACGGCATGCTGGGCGCAGGAGGGCAGCCGGCTGGGCTGCACCACCACGGCCTGAGGGACGCCCACGATGAGCCCCATCATGCAGACCACCACCCGCATCCGCACTCTCACCCGCACCAGCAACCGCCCCCGCCACCTCCCCCACAAGGCCCACCGGGCCACCCAGGCGCGCACCACGACCCGCACTCGGACGAGGACACGCCGACCTCAGACGACCTGGAGCAGTTCGCCAAGCAATTCAAGCAGAGGCGGATCAAACTAGGATTTACTCAAGCAGACGTGGGGCTGGCGCTTGGCACCCTGTACGGCAACGTCTTCTCGCAGACCACCATCTGCAGGTTTGAGGCCCTGCAGCTGAGCTTCAAGAACATGTGCAAGCTGAAGCCTTTGTTGAACAAGTGGTTGGAAGAGGCAGACTCATCCTCGGGCAGCCCCACCAGCATAGACAAGATCGCTGCGCAAGGGCGCAAACGGAAAAAGCGGACCTCCATCGAGGTGAGCGTCAAGGGGGCTCTGGAGAGCCATTTCCTCAAATGCCCTAAGCCCTCGGCCCAGGAGATCACCTCCCTCGCGGACAGCTTACAGCTGGAGAAGGAGGTGGTGAGAGTTTGGTTTTGtaacaggagacagaaagagaaaaggatgaCCCCTCCCGGAGGGACTCTGCCGGGCGCCGAGGATGTGTATGGGGGGAGTAGGGACACGCCACCACACCACGGGGTGCAGACGCCCGTCCAGTGA